The following coding sequences are from one Streptococcus mitis window:
- a CDS encoding CBS domain-containing protein, whose translation MAVKDFMTRKVVYISPDTTVSHAADLMREQGLHRLPVIENDQLVGLVTEGTIAQASPSKATSLSIYEMNYLLNKTKVKDVMIRDVVTVSGYASLEDATYLMLKNKIGILPVVDNHQVYGVITDRDVFQAFLEIAGYGEEGIRVRFVTENEVGVLGKIVSLIVEENLNISHTVNIPRKDGKVIIEVQIDGSIDLPALKEKFESENIQVEEITRTSAKVL comes from the coding sequence ATGGCAGTTAAAGATTTTATGACCCGCAAGGTAGTTTATATTAGTCCAGATACAACAGTATCTCATGCAGCAGATTTAATGAGAGAGCAAGGATTACACCGCTTGCCTGTTATCGAAAATGATCAATTGGTTGGTTTGGTGACTGAGGGCACCATTGCCCAAGCTAGTCCATCCAAGGCAACAAGTCTTTCTATCTATGAGATGAACTATCTTCTAAATAAGACAAAAGTAAAAGATGTGATGATTCGTGATGTTGTCACTGTTTCAGGCTATGCGAGTCTAGAGGATGCAACTTATCTGATGTTGAAAAACAAGATTGGTATTCTTCCTGTCGTAGATAACCATCAAGTCTATGGGGTTATTACGGACCGTGACGTTTTCCAAGCCTTTCTTGAAATCGCAGGTTATGGCGAAGAAGGGATTCGTGTACGCTTTGTTACGGAAAATGAAGTTGGTGTACTCGGAAAGATTGTTTCTTTGATTGTAGAAGAAAATTTGAATATCTCGCATACAGTCAATATTCCGCGTAAGGATGGTAAGGTGATTATCGAAGTTCAAATCGATGGATCAATTGATTTACCAGCCTTGAAAGAAAAATTTGAATCAGAGAATATTCAAGTAGAAGAGATTACTCGTACCTCAGCAAAAGTCTTGTAA
- a CDS encoding ABC transporter ATP-binding protein: MSMLKVDNLSVHYGMIQAVRDVSFEVNEGEVVSLIGANGAGKTTILRTLSGLVRPSSGKIEFLGQEIQKMPAQKIVAGGLSQVPEGRHVFPGLTVMENLEMGAFLKKNREENQANLKKVFSRFPRLEERKNQDAATLSGGEQQMLAMGRALMSTPKLLLLDEPSMGLAPIFIQEIFDIIQDIQKQGTTVLLIEQNANKALAISDRGYVLETGKIVLSGTGKELASSEEVRKAYLGG, translated from the coding sequence ATGTCTATGTTAAAAGTTGATAATCTTTCTGTGCATTACGGTATGATCCAAGCAGTCCGTGATGTAAGCTTTGAAGTAAATGAAGGAGAGGTTGTTTCCCTTATCGGTGCCAATGGTGCAGGTAAGACAACCATTCTCCGTACCTTGTCTGGTTTGGTTAGACCGAGTTCAGGAAAGATTGAATTTTTAGGTCAAGAAATCCAAAAAATGCCAGCTCAAAAAATCGTGGCAGGTGGTCTTTCACAAGTACCAGAAGGACGCCACGTATTCCCTGGCTTGACTGTTATGGAAAATCTAGAAATGGGTGCTTTCTTAAAGAAAAATCGTGAAGAAAATCAAGCTAACTTAAAGAAAGTTTTCTCACGTTTCCCACGTCTTGAAGAACGCAAGAACCAAGATGCAGCCACTCTTTCAGGAGGGGAACAACAAATGCTTGCCATGGGACGAGCTCTTATGTCGACACCGAAACTTCTACTTTTAGATGAACCATCAATGGGACTTGCCCCAATCTTTATCCAAGAGATTTTTGATATCATTCAAGATATCCAGAAACAAGGAACAACCGTCCTTTTGATTGAACAAAATGCCAATAAGGCACTCGCAATCTCTGACCGAGGATATGTACTGGAAACAGGAAAAATCGTTCTATCAGGAACAGGAAAAGAACTCGCTTCATCAGAAGAAGTCAGAAAAGCATATCTAGGTGGCTAA